The sequence CGTTTTGTAGCAATGTGACGAGGTTGCTCGGGCCGACAATATCGACGCCGCAGACGAATGTCTCGGGCGTGAAGGTCAATCCGACCAGGGTCGCGTATCCGCCGTAGCTGCCGCCCATTATCGCCACCTGGTCGCGCTGCGTGATCTTTTCACGGATCGCCCAGTTGACAGCGTCAATCAGGTCGTCGTGCATTTTGCCGGCCCACTCGCCATTGCCAGCGTTGGTGAACTCTTTGCCGAAGCCGGTCGAGCCGCGGAAGTTGACGCTCAGTACGGCGTAACCGCGGTTCGACAGCCATTGATGCTCCGAATTGTAGCCCCAGATGTCGCGTCCCCAGGGACCCCCGTGAACCAGTAAAACCAGCGGTACAGGATTGCTCGGCCGAGCGTCGCCGTCGGGAGCGCTGTCGGGGGGGAGCGTCAGATAGCTGACCAGGTTCCATCCGTCGCGGGATTTGATGGTCAGGGAATGCATCCTGGCCAGTTGGTACTCGTCCAGGTCCGTGCGGTTGCTGAACAGGTAATTCGCCTGCTTTCTGGTGCGGTCGTACAGGTAGTATTTGACCGGCCCGTTGTCCAGGACGTAGGCCGCTGTCCACAAGCGGTCGTCGAGCGTGCGGCTGGTGATGGACAATTCACCGTCTTCCACCGCGTGCAAGTAATCCATGTCCTCTTGAATCGCCGGGTCCAGCACATGCCAGCGGTTGCGGTCGTAAATGAACGATACGGCTTGTACGTGTTTCTCTGTCGGATGAACCAACATCCCACCCACATCCGCGCGGTCGTTCTCGGCTACCAGTTCTTGTCTGCCGGACGCCAGGTCGAGGGTGAATAAGGCGGCCGTGTTTCGCTTGCGGCTGTCGATCATATAGAGGATCTGGTTTGATTTGTCGAAGCCGGTCAGATAGGTCGTCAGGGCGTCGGTGTTGGGAACCTCTATGAAGGGTTGCCACTGGTTGCTCTCATCCCTTTGGAGGATCTCCTGTCCTCCGGTCGGCGAAAATGTCATGGCAAAGCGCGTGCGGTCGTCGTTGTCGAACAGGTAAGAGACAAAGCCCGGATTCTCTTCGACCAGGGTCCGCTCGCCGGTGGAAAGCGCGATTCGATAGACGTCGTGTAGCTGCGGATTGCGGTTGTTGATGCCGATCAGGATTTCGTTGGGCGTCTTTTCATTGACTGAGAGAATCTGCGCGTTGACTTTTTCAAAGGGCGTCAGGTCTCGGGTCTCGCCTGTGGTGATATTCGTCGCGTACACGTGCCAGTCTTCATCGCCTTTGGCATCCTGGTAGTACAGGATGTGCTGGCCATCATAGGTCCAGTTGTAGAGGCGGATGCCGCGTTCTTTGTCATTGGTGATCGGTTTAGCTGAGTCAGGGTCTTCTACTGCGGCGATCCAGACGTTCAAGACGCCCTCCACTGGCGCGAGGTAGCTCAGGTACTCGCCATCGGGACTGATTCGGGCCATGGATTTTTCTGGGTTGCCAAACAGCACTTGTCGGGGAATCAATTTGGTATCTCCTTTTAGTTTTGTTTAAGACCAACCGCGCACCATATACGCCTGTAATATGCCGCTTTCATCGGAGTTGAAGAAGCCCGACTGTCCATCCGGGGAGAGGAAGGGGTGGATGTGTGTGTTTTTTTGCCAGGACGATCCGGGGTCCGCGACTTTGCGCGCGTTTGCGAGGGCGTCTTCCTCTTCTTCGGGGAGGTCGAATAGCCAGACCGCTCCGCCCGCGTCTATTGGACCTGCGTCTGTGATTAATCGCGTTCCGTTGATGTCTGTTGCGAAGTGGCAGAAGTCGGGCGTGTCGAAGGATCGGGACAGGTCGTTTCGCCAGCCGCCCGGGGTGTTGATGCCTTCATCGCCGACGTGAGGCGCGGCGCGTCCGGAGATGAGTTGTCTTTCAGCGGGTTCGCGTGTGCTCGTGCTGGTGATGGCGATGTCGCTTTGTCCCTGCCAGCATTGATGCCCCTGGCAGAATTCATTTCCGTCTCGTCCCCAGGGAAAGTCGCGCAGTGCGGTGCCGTCGTCACGGATCAGGTGGATGTCTGCGCCCTGTCCACTGACGAGCGTTTCTACGTTGCCGTCGGGAGATGCGGTGTTGCCGTGGTTTTCCTGGATCATGATGTCGTGGGAGGCGATAGGGTCTGTTTGGCGCGTGTATTGTGGGTGGATGTTGCACCAGGAGGGTCCGTGAAAGATCAGGCGTACAGATGGTTTTTCAATTTCAAAGACGAGGAGGCCCCAGGGCGCGCCTGCGGTTTTGCCGTCGCCGAGGAATCCCGAGATCGCGATGCGCTTGCCGTCGGATGAGATTGTCGAGAGGGGATATGGTCGGCTCAATCTGAAGTCGGTGTCGGGTATGGCGTGGTCCAGGACATAGATGGTGTCGCGTTCTGTTCCGTCCATTTTGACGCGTTTGAGCGTCAGGCGTCCGCCTCCGGGTTCTGTTTCGTTGACGAAGTAGTATAGCCATTCGCCATCGGGGGAGATGGATGGTCCCGTGGTTCCGAGTTCGGTGGTGATGGGCGTTAAGCTGCAATGGTCCTCGAGGTCGCAGATGAGGAATTGGTGCTCGGGGTCCTTCGGGTCAGAGCCGTGGGGATGTGCAGACCGGTGAATGATTAGCCGCTGGGAGTCGGGCGTGAAGATCTGCGCTTCCATGTAGATGTGTGATGAGGGGACCGTTTCATCCGTGAGTTGGATGACTTCGAGGTTGTTCCGCTCGGTCTCTGGAACGAGGTCGGGTCGGATTTTCATTTTGTGTTTTCCTTTGTATAAGTATGGGACAGATCATCCTTTGGTTGCCATCCCAGAATGCGTTTTGCTTTTTCGTTTGAGAATTTCTGGTGCGGTCGATTTGCAAAGATGTTGAAGACTTCGCATTGCGAGGGCAGTGTTTTGAGGTCGATGGTCAGGCCCGGTAAGAATGAG comes from Gemmatimonadota bacterium and encodes:
- a CDS encoding S9 family peptidase — translated: MIPRQVLFGNPEKSMARISPDGEYLSYLAPVEGVLNVWIAAVEDPDSAKPITNDKERGIRLYNWTYDGQHILYYQDAKGDEDWHVYATNITTGETRDLTPFEKVNAQILSVNEKTPNEILIGINNRNPQLHDVYRIALSTGERTLVEENPGFVSYLFDNDDRTRFAMTFSPTGGQEILQRDESNQWQPFIEVPNTDALTTYLTGFDKSNQILYMIDSRKRNTAALFTLDLASGRQELVAENDRADVGGMLVHPTEKHVQAVSFIYDRNRWHVLDPAIQEDMDYLHAVEDGELSITSRTLDDRLWTAAYVLDNGPVKYYLYDRTRKQANYLFSNRTDLDEYQLARMHSLTIKSRDGWNLVSYLTLPPDSAPDGDARPSNPVPLVLLVHGGPWGRDIWGYNSEHQWLSNRGYAVLSVNFRGSTGFGKEFTNAGNGEWAGKMHDDLIDAVNWAIREKITQRDQVAIMGGSYGGYATLVGLTFTPETFVCGVDIVGPSNLVTLLQNVPPYWIPILPMMKDRVGDWTTEEGQQSLLAKSPLARVDQIQRPLLIGQGANDPRVKQVESDQIVEAMKQKNIPVTYVLYPDEGHGFARPENRLSFYAVAEAFLSEHLGGQFEPVGKDFQGSKIQVPEGADQVPGLQTALA